In Brachypodium distachyon strain Bd21 chromosome 5, Brachypodium_distachyon_v3.0, whole genome shotgun sequence, the genomic window CCCCATCCTCGTCTCCCCGCACACCACCCAGTCCATGGACCTCTTCACGGCATCATGCTGGCTTGCAGCACCCTCGGTGGCTGGCCGCACCGCCGGTGCGAGACGGCGCCGCCTTGCAGCCCCGCCACCTGCCGTCGTCATTGCCTTGCCAGATTGCCGGCGTGAGGGGCCGGCTTGCAGCAacggtgcatgcatgtcaCAGCTCCAAGCATCCTCCTTCGCAGCACCGCCGCTCACCCGTCGCAGCATCGCCTCGCGGCACCGTCGAACCCCCCTCGCAACACCACTGACCTGGCCTCACAGCAACGCCACATCTCGTTTGAAGCACCGACGACCTCCGTGCCATTATTTCGGTGCTTACGACTTTACCTCTATATATGGAATTAGCATCATGTTTGCACCTGTCATTAGCACTAGCTGTCCTTATGCAATTCCTTATAAATGTTGAGCCCTTTTACGGTGATTGGCAAGTACTTTTCAGTACTTCTCAGTACTCCCGTGAAAATTAATTCGGTCCGTTGATTATCGGGTCACCTAGGCATTCCAGTTAGGGATGTCAATCGAAAACCTTGCCCAAAAATCGGCAAAGCAGCAGTGCAGCGGAGTCGTGACAGTGGCAGAAGTTGGCTCCGGCGAGGTGGCATGCAGGCAACGCTGCTGCATACGTGGCTGCTGCGAGGAGAGGGAGCTGCATACGTGCCATGAGTCCCATGACTGCTGCGGAGATCCTCAAACAGCTGCACGCGCAGACGGCTGCATGCGTGGGGATGCGCTGGATGCGTGCTGTTGTGCGGAAGTCCGCCGTGATTATCTAAACCAATCTATAACCGTGTGCGTTCGTTCGTGGCATCGCAGGGCTGTCTGACCCGGCCGATCCATTGCCCGGATCTGCAGGCGTAAGTTTAGCGAGCCCCAAAAATAAATCGATAATTCTGATTCTTTCCAGTACTTTTTAGTACTTTTCTTTCAGTACTTTCCATTACTTTCTATTTCTCCACAGTTGGATCAACTAGATTGGACGGTTCATAAAATCGCCAACCATTGTAAAACTTGTAATAAATGTTAGTGCAATCAACCTGAATTCTGGTTCTATTTAATTGCAATTTCTTGAAGGCTGGCACAGAGTTTGTGGGTTAGAACTATGCAGGTAGTCTTGTCCTCCCTCTCTTTTATTTATGCTTATTAATTTTTTCCATTAATAGTGAAACTcatcattattattttcttctaAGGGCCTTGTGATGTTTGTGGCCAAGTGGGCCATGCAAGATGAAAGCAAAGGAGAAGAGTTTCTTCTCCATTGATCTAATCGAGTTCTTTTAGGAATATGTAGTGTGTATGTTACTTCTGGATTTTTACATTTCGCTTCCAATATTTCTTTGCTTCTGGACACTTTCGTGAGGGAACGCAGAGGTTTCGTCGAATAAGCAGTGAACAGGTATTTATTTCTCGTTTTGCCTTGCTGCGATCTATTTCTTTGTTGTCACTAAAATTGCATGCAGTTTACTACTTGCAATCGAGCATCGCATGAAATGCAATTGAGGTAACACTGGAATTGCAGCCCGGTTTTAAATTTTGTTGATTGTTACTTTTTTTACATCACAGGAATCCCAGTTGCGTAACACTGGCATTGCACATAGCCTAACATGTGCAATAGCATGTCTTACACATGCAATTGAAATTGTTTCTCATTGCGCACCAGTAATTATGTTCATTACTGTTTGATTCTTAGTTTTCAAATTGTCACTCAGTTAGTGTATTGTGTTTCACTTTGTTGTAGCTGAATGCGTGTAGGTGCCTGTTTATTTAGTTCTTTATGTGTCTGGTTTCTTTTTTAATGTGCAGATGACTGGTTTTTGGGCAGAAATCAGGCGCCTGAATTTTTGTGTGAAATCAGGCGACTGATTTCTGGGCAGAAATCAGGCGCCTGCTGTATAGACAGACCCAATTAACATAACAGCATAATAAGAATTCCCAAACTTAAGCATCTTCACACAATACATAGTCTCGTACACAATCTTTACAACAATATCTTAGGACAGGAAGCACAATCGACAAGTCCTAACTTTCACATAATAGTAAGCATATGTGATATGAATCAAACCCCATCATTCAACATTCAACATCTCTCCAACCATGCACAACAGTGCTTCACTAGCACGCTGTCTCTTTGGTGTTGTAATTAACAAATGGAGACATGTGATTGTCTTGTGGTGTTGGATCTATCTCTGTGTCATTAATTGTCCTAGTACATGCCTTCACCGGTGCCTTTATCTTTTGAGTATATGATACATATCTCATTCCGGTTGTGGACAACTTTATTCCTGTATATAGCtacgttttcttttctttttgaaaggATCCCTGCAATATATTAATATCAAGGTGGAACTGAAGTAGCTCCACAGGATGTTACAACCCAAGATAAGGCCTGAGGACAAGCCAGATAAATGAAAATTACATCAACACCTTCAGTGAACACGTGCACAACATACAGACTAGTAAGACTCCACGCGGCCGTCCGCCTTGCTTGGGTTGCCACGCACGAGCACACGCGTCCGATGGACTGATCTGCCGCCGACAAATATTCAATTCGCCATGGGCGAACGTCGTTGAGGTCGGCCGCCACCAGCAGACAGAGAAGCCAATCGGACCAAAAACCTCCCGATGATATGAAaccggaggttgaagatgccgtcaagaCTGAAAATGTTGGAGAAGAACCTGCCTTGACAGCAATTGGAGGAGCCGTCGACGCCAAAACATCCTTTTTAGCGCAAGCATCAGACGGCCAGTACTGAAAATTGCCCTGGAACGGGCTGCAACCACTAACCGGGGTCCTGTGAAGAGCCACCGCACCCGTGGCATGTTCGCCATGCCCAAGAACCGCGTCGCGGGCCTCCGAAGTGGAGGTTGATAAGGGCAGTGTCGACCAATCAAACGGATCCAGTAACATTGACTAGCCTTGCTCCAATGCAAACAATGAGGAGGAAAAACTTCATCGGAGCAAAACAGAGAAGAGACCAAAGGTTTTAAAGGGGAAATATGTCTCAACTCAAAACCAGTCCACAAGGAACCCATAGTGGTTGAGATTGAAGATTCAGAGCAAACTAGCCGGAAGCGGATTTTTTGAAGATTAAATCAGGCAGGTCAACAACGGAAGGATTGCAGGGCAAATTATTGGATTCGCTGGGAAGAGAGAGGCAATTATTTATAGATGATGCAGGGGTAGAGATCAAACCGTCGGCATCCTGTCCGGGAGACCCGGCACCAATTCCGTCAGCAAGAACTACCACACTTCCATGCCGCCGGAGCCTCCCCGCCAGCGACAAGAATCCTCCCGAAAACGCCTCTAAGGCAACTGCAACTACGATAATGTACAAGGAGATGAAGGTGGCTGGCCTggcctcccctccccttcctctccgggCAGCAAAGCCGCTGGAGAGTTCTCTttggggagaggaggcggcgagagGGCTCGGAGTTGTAGCAAtaggaagagaggagagagaaagaaaagaagaaatgaaCCCCAGCTACTTTTTCTTTAgtcttgattcaaattttcaCTTTTGTGACATCTCCACGCTTCTTATTACAACTATTACGGCGTTATTGTACACATGTGGTTTCCATCCATTTTGAACATGAACACCATTTTTGTGATGCTCAACAAGCACGTCCAACGATGCTTGGTCCATCTCAAGAGACCATTGCACATAGTTCCTAGCACTGAGCTCCAGACAAAAAAAACGCAAACGACACGCCTTCCTCGTGGTACGCATGTGCGCGTGCATCAGATGGGATCTCAGCCCTTCAAGTTGTCAACGTTCAGATGCTGTCTCGTTGGAAGAAGATACTCACGACCCAAATCATCCTTGGTCTTGATCAGTTCCAAATGGGTTGTTGTAGGAGAGTCTCAGTGTTAATCACTACTAGTAGCACAGATAATTCCGTCCGCTCCCAATTAAATCGGTTGTTAGAGAGTACTAGAATCAATTAGCACAAATCAGCAGCTGCTGATTCCTGTCTCATTCCATGATTCCATCGCCTCCCAATTCACCAAGTCCCAACCGGCCGGGCGATCCCAGATTCCCAGCGCAAAACAATGCCGGCGCCCACCGGCGAGAGGCCGCTGGTGCTCCTGGCGCAGCCGCTCTTCCCTGAGTtagccgccgcgctcgccggccGCTTCCGGTTCGCTCTTGCCGCGGACGCCgacccggcggccgcggccgaggCGAGGGTGCTGCTCGTGCCGAGGCTCGCGCCGGTCACGGCCCAGCTCCTGGGCGGGCTCCCGGCGCTGGAGCTGGTCGCGGCCACGACGGTGGGCGTCGACCACGTGGACCTCGAGGCGTGCCGGCGCCGCGGGCTCTGCGTCACCAACGCCGGCGCCGCGTTCTCCGTCGACTCCGCCGACTACGCCGTCGGGCTCGTGGTCGCGGCGCTCCGcagggtcgccgccgccgacgcgttCGTCCGGAGCGGCAGGTGGGCTGTCAACGGCGACTACCCTCTAACCACCAAGGTGAGCGGCAAGAGAGTGGGGATCGTGGGGCTGGGCAACATCGGCGCCCTCGTGGCGCGGCGGCTCGCGGCCTTCGGGTGCGCCGTCTCCTACCACTCCAGATCCCCCAAACCGGCGGCGCCCTACAAGTTCTTCCCGGCGGTGCGCGACCTCGCATCCGACAGCGACGTGCTGGTGCTGTCCTGCGCGCTGACGGAGGAGACGAGGCACATGGTCAACCGGGAGGTGATGGAGGCGCTGGGCAAGGACGGCGTGCTGGTCAACGTCGGCCGGGGCGGGCTCGTCGACGAGCCGGAGCTCGTCAGGTGCCTCCGCGAGGGCGtcatcggcggcgccggcctcgaCGTGTACGAGGACGAGCCGGCCGTGCCGCGGGAGCTGTTGGGCATGGACAACGTCGTGCTGTCGGGGCACAAGGCCGTGTCCACGACGGAGTCTATCCGCGGTGTCGTTGAGATCGTTGCAGCCAACCTCGACGCCTTCTTCTCTGGGAGGCCGTTGGTCAGCCCTGTACAACTCTGAAATCATTTGGTTTTGATGGAATGAATCCGCCCTCCAATGCTGTGTGCTTGTGATTTCGTtttgaggaggagcagcaaTTGCTTCAGCCTTCTCCTACGTCACGCCGTGCCTGTCCTCCCCGTACTGCCTCACCGTCTTGGTACGTACGTGCGCGCAACCTGTGATAATTTTTCATGTCGATGGTGCAGCAGAGCGCCGTGCGGTGCCACAGCGAAGACGTCGCGTCGAGAAGATTAGCCGGTGTCCACGAGTGGTCGACGTGATCGCTGCCGGGTTGCGAGCCAACTTCCCAGTGGAGGCACCTGGGTGTTGGACCAAGACGGACAAAACGGACGAGGGCTTAAACAAGCTAGCGTTTTTCGAATGTTGAAATTTCAGAAACTTTGTACGGAGTAATTTCTAAAGGTTGAATTCTTTTAGAAGTTGGAATTTCTGAAAGAAGGATTGTTCTGAAAGCTGAAATCCTAAAAGTAATTTTTCCAGTTACTCAAAAAAGTGAAAGTTATAGTTTCTGAACACACAATTGGTGCTCAAGTTTCTGAAATCAAGCATAAAATGGGAGAAGGGAACCTGTTGGGAAATAGGAATCTACGAAAGCGACTGCTTGGCCGCTATCCAAAGAGATAAGTACtctctctgattctaaattcttgaatcaaatttgtccaaatatggatgtacctattcttaaaatgcgtctagatacatgtaatattttgacaacaatttaggatcggagggagtatattacaAAACTGGACCATTCAAAATGTGGTTTAAACATATTTGGCAGGTTTTGCCAAAAATCTTGTTCTCAGCCCAGTGTTAAAATTCCAGCTTCATTGAAAAACGACCGGCGGAAAATGACATTTTTCTTAGgctcaaattttgaattcaaaaagagtaaattacaaaTGTTCTTGTCACTTGTGAGCCTACTTTTAAAATTTCAGCGCATTTCGCCAATATGACCTGCCAATCAACTCGGTTAAAACCCATCACGTTTGCGAAAACCATCTTCTGACTAGGTTGCCAGAGGGAAATTTAATCGGTATGAACAGTTGGCTGTGATTAGTTCAGAGTTGCAACATGGACTTATCTCAATGCTATACCACATTGAAGCCCACGATGAGGTTCATTTTTTTGAGGGTAAAGACTGTAGGCAAAAATGCCTACAGTcatatatattaaaaaagaGTAACTGTACAgatgaaaaatgaaagaaCAAACATGAAAGAGCTATCTGAATCTAGCCAGCCAAGCGGCCATGTTGGagtattgttttcttttagcTCTATGAAAGACCAAATTCATCTCTTCTTTGAAAAGCTGCCTGCATCTGTAGAGGTTGGGGGTTCGCTGGTTGAAGATGAAGTCATTTCGAACTTTCCAAATGCTCCAAGCACCCATGATGATAATCTCCATGAAGAAAGGAACCTTGAGTTTGCGTTTGAGTGATTCCACGTTTAAATGAACATTTGCAACTGGAGTGAAGCTGCCACATAAGTAGGCCCAGCAAGTTTTTGCAAATGCACAGTGAAAGAACAGGTGATCTCTTGTTTCTAAATGTAGAACACCACATAAGACACAATCATATGATGGGAGCTGAAATGACCTCTTTTGAAGCATTGCTCAAGTATTGAGGCGATTAATGAGGAGCATCCAGAAGAAGAATTTGTGCTTCAGTTGGCAACAGGATTCCCAGAGCCATCCAAAATCAGATGGTAATTCCAGGTGATTAATTTGAGCCTTATAAGCCTCTGCTGGGATGAATGAGCCCTTGTTCCAAATGTAAGTCCACATGTCGTGACCATCAGCTTGGGCAACATTATCCAGCATAACAAGGAACTGGATGAATTGGTCAAAGGCAGTAAGTGACAAGGGGAGATGAAAGAGAGTCTCCTTTTGTTCATTCTGCATGAAGTCTTGGACACTGGCATGCTCGTTTCTGGCAAAGGAGTGGAGGTGCGGCCATCTGTTTTCTAGGGTGTTCCCTTGCCAGTGATCAAGTCCAAAAAAATGTGGAGGCCCCATTGCTAATCTTTGCCACAGCAAGTCGCTTGAAAGTGTCAATCAGTTTGAGAATGTCTAACCACCAGAAAGATTCAGTGGTTGGTTTTTGGGGAGGGAGACCATTGTGGTAGTGTTTTTTCCGGACAAATTGGACCCATGGGATGTCCAGCCTGTTATAGTGTGCAGATTCTTCATGAGGAGTGTCTGATTTTGTATGTTGATGTTAATGACACCCAGGCCACCTTCTTTTTTAGGTCTGCAGACGATCTCCCAAGCAGCAAGAGGTGGATTCTAACGGGTGAGGTCTTGTCCTCTCCATAAGCAATGTCTTCTGAGTTTGTTAATCTGTTCAATGACACCTTTAAGAAGAAGGAAGGTGCTCATGTAAAAAGATGGCAGGGCCGACAAAACAGAGTT contains:
- the LOC100833542 gene encoding glyoxylate/hydroxypyruvate reductase HPR3, with product MPAPTGERPLVLLAQPLFPELAAALAGRFRFALAADADPAAAAEARVLLVPRLAPVTAQLLGGLPALELVAATTVGVDHVDLEACRRRGLCVTNAGAAFSVDSADYAVGLVVAALRRVAAADAFVRSGRWAVNGDYPLTTKVSGKRVGIVGLGNIGALVARRLAAFGCAVSYHSRSPKPAAPYKFFPAVRDLASDSDVLVLSCALTEETRHMVNREVMEALGKDGVLVNVGRGGLVDEPELVRCLREGVIGGAGLDVYEDEPAVPRELLGMDNVVLSGHKAVSTTESIRGVVEIVAANLDAFFSGRPLVSPVQL